A part of Rhinoderma darwinii isolate aRhiDar2 chromosome 1, aRhiDar2.hap1, whole genome shotgun sequence genomic DNA contains:
- the MRPL34 gene encoding large ribosomal subunit protein bL34m, whose product MAVWGALGRFMLLKPSAPALCAQYRTLSSLFRSFNQTEIPSSRCGILSQTLPSNWSFLPVRTKKRGMEYQPKFLKRQRTHGWIKRISTRGGIEVILRRMLKGRKSLTV is encoded by the exons ATGGCGGTGTGGGGAGCTCTTGGCAG GTTTATGTTGCTTAAGCCTTCAGCACCCGCTTTATGTGCACAGTATAGGACGTTGTCAAGTTTGTTCCGGAGTTTCAATCAGACAGAAATCCCTTCTTCAAGATGCGGGATCCTTTCCCAGACTTTGCCTTCAAACTGGAGCTTCCTTCCTGTCCGAACAAAGAAGAGGGGCATGGAATACCAGCCTAAATTTCTGAAGCGCCAGAGAACTCATGGATGGATAAAACGCATAAGCACAAGAGGTGGCATAGAAGTGATCCTTCGCAGGATGTTAAAAGGAAGGAAATCATTGACTGTCTGA